In a single window of the Gossypium hirsutum isolate 1008001.06 chromosome A13, Gossypium_hirsutum_v2.1, whole genome shotgun sequence genome:
- the LOC107942655 gene encoding 40S ribosomal protein S23 → MGKTRGMGAGRKLRTHRRRQRWADKAYKKSNLGNEWKKPFAGSSHAKGIVLEKIGIEAKQPNSAIRKCARVQLIKNGKKIAAFVPNDGCLNYIEENDEVLIAGFGRKGHAVGDIPGVRFKVVKVSGVSLLALFKEKKEKPRS, encoded by the exons GAAGACACGTGGAATGGGAGCTGGACGCAAGTTGAGGACCCACAGGAGGAGGCAACGGTGGGCCGATAAGGCATACAAAAAATCCAACCTTGGAAATGAATGGAAGAAGCCATTTGCTGGTTCTTCCCATGCCAAAGGCATTGTCCTTGAGAAGAT AGGTATTGAAGCTAAGCAGCCGAACTCTGCTATTAGGAAGTGTGCTAGAGTTCAATTGATCAAGAATGGGAAGAAGATTGCGGCATTCGTCCCAAATGATGGTTGCTTAAACTACATTGAAGAGAAT GATGAGGTGTTGATTGCCGGATTTGGACGAAAGGGTCATGCTGTGGGTGATATTCCTGGTGTTAGGTTCAAGGTTGTGAAGGTCTCGGGTGTTTCACTGTTGGCACTTTTCAAAGAGAAGAAAGAGAAGCCTCGATCATAA